From the genome of Prochlorococcus marinus XMU1419, one region includes:
- a CDS encoding class I SAM-dependent methyltransferase produces MLKTIKSNECILCNCNSYNLIIDDVYPFKKNYKNISCKNCGLTKIHPFPKMDVLRDHYKNYRKNTIGIEVPTLNYESDALINANYHYSFFREYLKSKSTILDVGCGAGTLLSCAVKDGHKAYGVNPDPGFAKYGVKNYGIKNMQICMFEDAKFNNIEFDMITFNHVFEHFIDPISTLIKVWNLLKEKGYLYLSIPDNLSPHGQLEYNYFDEHIYTYDITTIENLLKIVGFKIIKFSNYGITMENNKRHPWIDLVAVKSKPEYVNKESLKENGQKVIKEINNYKKRFEINHGKIRLKLGIISFKLNQRMNNQKKTNLFYRILNKVINKFAYFQDDYCGPSIYKDFPKEKVIYKNI; encoded by the coding sequence ATGTTAAAAACAATAAAATCAAATGAATGCATCTTATGTAATTGTAATTCTTATAATTTAATTATTGATGATGTTTACCCTTTTAAAAAAAATTACAAAAATATTTCATGTAAAAATTGCGGCCTGACAAAAATCCATCCATTCCCAAAGATGGATGTCTTAAGAGATCATTACAAAAACTACAGAAAAAATACTATTGGCATTGAGGTGCCTACATTAAATTACGAATCAGACGCACTAATAAATGCAAATTATCATTATTCATTTTTTAGAGAATATTTAAAAAGTAAATCTACAATATTAGATGTTGGATGCGGAGCAGGCACTCTTCTAAGCTGTGCAGTAAAAGATGGACATAAAGCTTATGGTGTAAACCCAGACCCTGGATTTGCAAAATATGGTGTCAAAAATTATGGCATTAAAAATATGCAAATATGTATGTTTGAAGATGCTAAATTCAATAATATTGAATTTGATATGATTACATTTAATCATGTTTTTGAACATTTCATAGACCCAATCAGCACATTAATTAAAGTATGGAATCTTCTTAAGGAAAAAGGCTATTTATATTTATCCATTCCTGATAACCTATCTCCCCATGGTCAATTAGAGTATAATTACTTTGATGAACATATTTATACTTATGACATTACAACAATTGAAAACCTATTAAAGATTGTAGGTTTCAAAATAATTAAATTTTCTAACTATGGCATTACTATGGAAAACAATAAAAGACATCCTTGGATCGATTTAGTGGCTGTCAAATCAAAACCAGAGTATGTTAATAAGGAATCTTTAAAAGAAAATGGACAAAAAGTAATTAAAGAGATTAATAATTATAAAAAAAGATTTGAAATTAATCATGGAAAGATACGTTTAAAATTAGGTATTATTAGTTTCAAATTAAACCAAAGGATGAATAATCAGAAAAAAACAAATCTCTTTTACAGAATTTTAAATAAAGTAATAAATAAATTTGCTTATTTTCAAGATGATTATTGTGGGCCATCAATTTATAAAGATTTTCCCAAAGAAAAAGTAATATATAAAAATATTTAG
- a CDS encoding methionyl-tRNA formyltransferase, producing MVKLYKYLLESAWMNIVFIGCTTFGMKCLEKCLLLESVNITGIITNERKFKISYSEDRVKNFLYKDFSKIAEKNNLNFITMKNGMKEKELFKKVKKWNPDMFLVVGWYHIIPKEWLEYAPAYGLHASLLPEYSGGAPLVWAMINGEKKTGISLFKMANGVDDGPILDQKEEIIKDDDTIKTLYERIEKKGINLLLENLPKLAKNKIIFVEQNCNNRKVMPQRSPEDGLIDWNKNAIFVDRFIRAQTRPYPGAFTFFEGKKIHIWAAKNMTNKKLSQNLKIGMICKDIKGNFFVKCGDSLLKLFEISYKNEIYKGDQIAKIITDKMIFSNEYKN from the coding sequence TTGGTAAAGTTATATAAATACTTATTAGAAAGTGCTTGGATGAATATTGTTTTTATTGGTTGTACTACTTTTGGTATGAAATGCCTAGAAAAATGCCTTCTATTAGAGAGTGTTAACATCACAGGTATAATAACCAATGAAAGAAAATTTAAAATTTCATATAGTGAGGATAGGGTAAAAAATTTTCTTTATAAGGACTTTTCTAAAATAGCAGAAAAAAATAATTTGAATTTTATAACCATGAAAAATGGGATGAAAGAAAAAGAACTTTTTAAAAAAGTAAAGAAGTGGAATCCAGATATGTTTTTGGTAGTGGGTTGGTATCATATAATCCCCAAAGAGTGGCTAGAATACGCTCCTGCATATGGTCTACATGCTTCCTTATTACCTGAATATAGTGGTGGAGCTCCTTTAGTATGGGCTATGATTAATGGCGAAAAGAAAACAGGAATTTCCCTTTTTAAGATGGCTAACGGAGTTGATGATGGACCAATCTTAGATCAAAAAGAAGAAATAATTAAAGACGACGACACGATAAAGACCTTGTATGAAAGAATTGAAAAAAAAGGAATAAATCTACTCTTAGAAAATTTACCTAAACTTGCGAAAAATAAAATAATATTTGTAGAACAGAATTGTAATAACAGAAAAGTAATGCCGCAAAGATCGCCCGAAGATGGATTGATAGACTGGAATAAAAATGCAATTTTTGTTGATAGATTTATAAGAGCTCAGACAAGACCTTACCCAGGAGCATTTACATTCTTTGAAGGAAAAAAAATTCACATTTGGGCTGCAAAAAATATGACAAATAAAAAATTATCTCAAAATTTGAAAATAGGTATGATTTGTAAAGATATAAAAGGTAATTTTTTCGTAAAATGTGGTGATAGTTTATTAAAATTATTTGAAATAAGTTATAAAAACGAAATTTACAAAGGAGACCAAATCGCAAAAATCATTACAGATAAAATGATCTTTTCAAATGAATATAAAAACTAA
- a CDS encoding glycosyltransferase, producing the protein MSPDYHCSFIYADKLKEMGHECKIFVPDDYPINLLYNNRNIIFFKSNNRFLKLAWKIKCIFKFSQYDIQIYYGCLDYLNIKIPLFNFDLINLILFFYKILKIKIIYVPSGCNDEELKENFKKFDNGNVCFNCGVSSNCLDQVNKKKFALVNKFSDLNIGLGCYKSNSINLTHLKYKIIDLEKWSPNISIPNYINKFDKNKIIILHSFFDKNRINEGKNEKGSQYVYRAFERLKSEGYNIEYVYLNNIKSSDMRYYQIQADIVVEQLIYGWWGSTGVETMSLGKPVICYLRRSWKEFFFKQFPEYSKLPIIEASPKNIYEVLKELIINPELREKKGKESREFAESYFNPDKNAKDFLNKILS; encoded by the coding sequence ATGTCACCCGACTATCATTGTTCGTTTATTTATGCAGATAAACTTAAAGAAATGGGCCATGAATGCAAGATATTTGTTCCTGATGATTACCCTATTAATTTACTCTATAACAATAGAAATATTATCTTTTTTAAATCAAATAATAGATTTTTAAAGTTAGCATGGAAAATAAAATGCATATTTAAGTTTTCTCAATATGATATTCAAATTTACTATGGTTGCTTAGATTATTTAAATATTAAAATTCCATTATTTAATTTTGATTTAATTAATTTAATTTTATTTTTTTACAAAATTTTAAAAATAAAAATCATTTACGTTCCTTCGGGATGTAATGATGAAGAACTTAAAGAGAATTTTAAAAAATTTGATAATGGTAATGTTTGCTTTAATTGTGGGGTCAGTTCAAATTGCTTAGATCAAGTAAACAAAAAGAAATTCGCTTTGGTAAATAAGTTTTCAGATTTAAATATTGGATTAGGTTGTTATAAAAGTAATTCTATAAATCTAACTCATCTAAAATATAAAATTATTGATCTCGAAAAATGGAGTCCAAACATATCAATTCCAAATTATATAAATAAATTTGATAAAAACAAGATCATAATATTACATTCTTTTTTTGATAAAAATAGAATAAATGAGGGAAAGAATGAGAAAGGATCACAATACGTTTATAGAGCATTTGAAAGATTAAAATCAGAAGGATATAATATTGAATACGTTTATTTAAATAATATAAAAAGTTCCGATATGAGATATTATCAGATACAAGCAGATATTGTTGTTGAACAATTAATTTATGGATGGTGGGGATCAACAGGAGTAGAGACAATGTCTTTGGGTAAACCAGTTATATGTTATTTAAGAAGATCATGGAAAGAATTTTTCTTTAAACAATTTCCTGAATACAGCAAACTTCCAATCATTGAAGCTAGCCCCAAAAATATCTATGAAGTTTTAAAAGAACTAATAATAAATCCAGAATTAAGAGAAAAAAAAGGTAAAGAGTCTAGAGAATTTGCTGAATCATATTTCAATCCTGATAAAAACGCCAAAGATTTTTTAAATAAAATTTTAAGTTAG
- a CDS encoding radical SAM protein — protein MSLSRRVNNIKSKVSTRLALKKIINYPVSATVEVTNKCNLRCPVCDQQQVSSRNYGLMTFDNFKKIIDEIGPYLLDLGFSDTGETFINRDSHKMISYTRNNYPHIYTYMDTNGHYINPEQVCNCGINKISFSIDGLDQDTYSQYRIQGRLEKVIDNLKKIKSYREKNGKNETIIELKFIVMKHNQHQLPYLEEFSKELGVDEVRIEKFTSRGFKLRKYSQEESINLAKKYMSTIPKFAKYDIKKSQETGLIHSFEVQKPTACQVPFTFTEILYNGDVRPCVVDFDSEHCFGNIFEAGSFWKVWTSKKAEEFRRNHSDKTFRDKYECCKSCMITNYYDSEESKPLLKAEKN, from the coding sequence ATGTCTCTTTCAAGACGAGTTAACAATATTAAGTCTAAGGTTTCAACACGTTTAGCCCTGAAAAAAATAATTAATTACCCTGTATCTGCCACTGTAGAAGTAACAAATAAGTGTAATTTAAGATGCCCTGTATGTGACCAGCAACAAGTATCCTCAAGAAACTATGGATTAATGACTTTTGATAATTTTAAAAAAATCATAGATGAAATTGGACCTTATTTATTAGATTTAGGATTTTCAGATACTGGTGAGACCTTCATAAATAGAGACTCTCATAAAATGATTAGTTATACAAGGAATAATTATCCTCATATTTATACATATATGGATACAAACGGGCACTATATCAACCCAGAACAAGTGTGCAACTGTGGTATAAATAAAATTTCTTTTAGTATAGATGGTTTAGATCAAGATACATATTCCCAATATAGAATCCAAGGTAGGCTCGAAAAAGTAATAGATAATTTAAAAAAAATCAAATCTTATAGAGAAAAAAATGGCAAAAATGAAACCATCATAGAACTTAAGTTTATTGTCATGAAACATAATCAACATCAATTACCATATCTAGAAGAATTTTCAAAAGAATTAGGAGTAGATGAAGTCCGAATTGAAAAGTTCACTAGCAGAGGATTTAAATTAAGAAAATATTCACAAGAAGAGTCCATAAATCTTGCGAAAAAGTATATGAGTACAATCCCTAAATTTGCGAAGTATGATATAAAAAAATCCCAAGAAACAGGTCTAATACATTCTTTTGAAGTTCAAAAACCCACAGCTTGCCAAGTACCTTTCACATTTACTGAAATTCTATATAACGGAGATGTTAGACCTTGTGTAGTAGATTTTGACTCAGAACATTGCTTTGGGAATATTTTCGAAGCAGGCTCCTTTTGGAAAGTATGGACAAGTAAAAAAGCGGAGGAATTTAGAAGAAACCATTCAGATAAAACCTTTAGAGATAAATATGAATGCTGTAAAAGTTGTATGATAACGAATTACTATGATTCAGAGGAAAGTAAACCTCTGCTTAAAGCAGAAAAGAATTAA
- a CDS encoding WbqC family protein: MNLSLKKIIGIHQPNFFPWIGYFFKIDQSDIFVFYDSCRGDSKLNYEKRIKILDLIANKNKIIGLPTHKLHKMSDNNYPRLNQIEIFEPAKSKKRLLAQIFNNYKKEKHFEANYEWIEKLVNFESNLLIEYNINAIKKIAEKLKIDSIFVKSENLGINTFGNQANLDIVIKLNGEIYLSGHGSDSYQDTTLFKEKNVEINFTKNLSKQFFEKKPYIKNSIIDLLMYDGLEFTSNLIKDVKNNKIK; encoded by the coding sequence ATGAACTTATCATTAAAAAAAATAATAGGAATACATCAGCCAAATTTTTTTCCTTGGATTGGATATTTTTTTAAAATTGATCAAAGTGATATTTTTGTATTCTATGATTCTTGTAGAGGAGACTCAAAACTAAATTACGAAAAAAGAATAAAAATTCTTGATTTAATAGCTAATAAAAACAAAATTATTGGATTACCTACTCACAAACTCCATAAAATGAGTGATAATAATTATCCAAGGCTTAATCAAATAGAAATTTTTGAGCCTGCCAAATCGAAAAAAAGACTATTGGCACAAATTTTTAATAATTACAAAAAAGAAAAACACTTTGAAGCAAATTATGAATGGATTGAAAAATTAGTGAATTTTGAATCTAACTTATTGATTGAATATAATATAAATGCCATAAAAAAAATTGCCGAAAAATTAAAAATAGATTCCATTTTTGTTAAATCAGAAAATTTAGGAATTAATACTTTCGGAAATCAAGCAAATTTAGATATAGTTATAAAATTGAATGGAGAAATATATCTTAGTGGGCACGGCTCAGATAGTTATCAAGATACAACTCTTTTCAAAGAAAAAAATGTAGAAATAAATTTTACAAAAAATTTATCAAAACAATTTTTTGAAAAAAAACCTTATATAAAAAATTCCATAATTGATCTACTCATGTATGATGGACTTGAATTTACATCTAATCTCATTAAAGATGTTAAAAACAATAAAATCAAATGA
- a CDS encoding methionyl-tRNA formyltransferase, with the protein MKVAIIGRSEILFDSIIFLKEKGHEITCILTAKAAPEYKVNELEFEKLAHKLKIPFKNTNKISNEKDFLQKTESEIAISFNYVAKIPEEIIQIFPYGILNAHGGDLPLYRGNACQAWAIINGEERIGLCIHRMEGKSIDSGDILDREYLDINEKTKITEIWTWMNKRIPILFNSSINKLKSNKYYYLEKQSSELKRILRCYPRTNEDAQIFWNSKAIDILRLINACNKPYCGAFCFYKGEKVIIWDADLSSNQEIFCAIPGQITEIKKDFIDVACGEGKIRLLKIEYNSKIIIPGNFARSIRIRFK; encoded by the coding sequence ATGAAAGTAGCAATTATTGGGAGATCAGAAATTTTATTTGATTCAATAATATTTCTTAAAGAAAAAGGTCATGAAATTACTTGTATTTTGACAGCTAAAGCAGCTCCTGAATATAAAGTAAATGAATTGGAATTTGAAAAATTAGCTCATAAATTAAAAATACCCTTTAAAAATACTAACAAAATATCAAATGAAAAAGATTTTCTTCAAAAGACAGAATCTGAAATAGCAATAAGCTTTAATTACGTGGCAAAAATCCCAGAAGAAATAATACAGATTTTCCCTTATGGAATATTAAATGCACATGGCGGAGATTTACCTCTATATAGAGGTAATGCTTGCCAAGCTTGGGCAATAATTAATGGTGAAGAGAGAATTGGTCTCTGCATTCATAGAATGGAGGGGAAATCAATAGATAGTGGCGATATTTTAGATAGAGAATATTTAGATATTAATGAAAAAACAAAAATTACTGAAATATGGACTTGGATGAACAAAAGGATTCCAATTTTATTTAACTCTTCTATAAATAAATTAAAATCAAACAAATATTACTATCTTGAGAAGCAATCATCTGAATTAAAAAGAATTTTAAGATGTTATCCAAGAACTAATGAAGACGCTCAAATTTTTTGGAATTCTAAAGCTATAGATATTCTTAGACTTATTAATGCATGCAACAAACCATATTGTGGAGCATTTTGTTTTTATAAAGGAGAAAAAGTAATAATCTGGGATGCAGATTTAAGTTCAAATCAAGAAATTTTTTGTGCTATTCCAGGACAAATTACTGAAATCAAAAAAGATTTTATTGATGTTGCTTGCGGTGAAGGTAAAATAAGACTCCTAAAAATAGAATATAATTCTAAAATAATAATTCCTGGAAATTTTGCTCGCTCTATTAGGATAAGGTTTAAATGA
- a CDS encoding lipopolysaccharide biosynthesis protein: MFSYGFVEIIQSATSFVLLPIFLRYMTQESYGAFISFSLYSSLASTILNLGLSNGVSRYLYDVDRKKISEVIWSPVIFSNSLIIIFVILIYLNHNIFFEITQLQKYENIKLLFVFYTFLLMLNASFRSTLIYLEESKKVLKLGLTTTVISASFCYLLIVKLGLGTYGYIYSLIISNIFFVILSSKFLINRFPIKFNFSTLRKQIKFSIPLFLATLSIYILDILDRYQVQRSFDFSTLAQYNVLFQFGSIFGIASGTFLTIWPPLFYKNRSLFGDINLYKIVTKLYTKSVLLIIVPSILIAKIVITKYFPLEYQEYINLLPLFFIPYIFQGFYAIFVMSLLVAFRTHVKLIIEVSLMLITILIMGKVVDSYGIIGATYIRPIIYILMSILCSYSCYKYKLIPLKLLISMINSLFIVSVFVLSQVFYPNYSLIMYCIILIPLITSLKKYSKKLNLPDIDNL; the protein is encoded by the coding sequence ATGTTTTCGTACGGATTTGTGGAGATAATACAATCCGCAACTTCATTTGTTTTGCTCCCAATTTTTTTAAGATACATGACCCAAGAGTCATATGGAGCATTTATATCATTTTCGCTTTATAGCTCTTTGGCATCAACAATATTAAACCTAGGCTTATCAAATGGGGTAAGTAGATATTTATATGATGTTGACAGAAAAAAAATATCAGAAGTAATTTGGTCCCCTGTAATTTTCAGTAATTCTTTAATAATTATCTTTGTAATATTAATTTATTTAAACCACAATATTTTCTTCGAAATAACTCAACTTCAAAAATATGAAAACATAAAATTATTATTTGTATTTTACACTTTTCTATTGATGTTGAATGCTTCATTTAGGTCTACCTTAATTTATTTAGAGGAATCAAAAAAAGTTTTAAAATTAGGTCTAACTACAACTGTAATTAGCGCTTCTTTTTGTTATTTATTAATTGTAAAGTTAGGATTAGGTACATATGGATATATTTATTCCTTAATAATTTCTAATATATTTTTTGTTATTTTATCAAGCAAATTTTTAATCAATAGATTCCCTATAAAATTTAATTTTAGTACTCTAAGAAAACAAATTAAATTTAGCATCCCCTTATTTTTAGCAACTCTATCAATATATATTCTAGATATATTGGATAGATATCAAGTTCAAAGATCTTTTGATTTTTCAACACTTGCTCAATATAATGTTCTATTTCAATTTGGCTCAATATTTGGAATAGCATCAGGCACTTTTTTAACAATATGGCCGCCACTTTTCTATAAAAACAGAAGTTTATTTGGAGACATAAATTTATATAAAATAGTAACTAAGTTATATACAAAAAGTGTCCTTTTAATAATAGTACCTTCAATATTAATTGCGAAAATCGTAATTACTAAATATTTTCCTCTGGAATACCAGGAATATATAAATTTACTTCCTCTTTTCTTTATTCCATATATTTTTCAAGGTTTCTATGCAATTTTCGTAATGTCTCTATTAGTTGCCTTTAGGACGCATGTTAAGCTGATTATTGAGGTTTCTCTTATGTTAATTACCATATTAATTATGGGGAAAGTTGTTGATTCGTATGGAATCATTGGAGCAACTTATATTAGACCAATTATTTATATCCTTATGTCAATTCTATGCTCTTATTCATGTTATAAATATAAACTAATACCTCTTAAATTATTAATTTCTATGATTAATAGTTTATTTATAGTGAGTGTATTTGTTTTATCACAAGTTTTTTATCCTAATTACTCACTAATAATGTACTGTATAATATTAATACCTTTGATAACTTCCTTAAAAAAATATTCTAAAAAGCTTAATCTGCCAGATATTGATAATTTATGA
- the asnB gene encoding asparagine synthase (glutamine-hydrolyzing), with product MCGITGLLNIKGSNISQRLIDEMNKSISHRGPDNNGSWVKNNIGLGHQRLAIIDISSQANQPMVSNNKRWVLTYNGEIYNFKEIKKELEKEGFYFRTKSDTEVVLNALSYWGEKALNRFNGMFALALWDRDEESLLLARDRYGIKPLYYSFFDNHFLFASEQKALLTYKDFQKNLDKEALVEYFTFQNILTNKTLIKDISLLQSGHYLKIKKKNNYQIEHTKYWDYNFNEIESKMSRLEYEEELDRLFNQAVKRQLVTDVEIGAYLSGGIDSGSITSIASRHIKNIKSFTCGFDTSSANGIELNYDERDKAEAMSAIYKTEHYEMVLKSGDMERSLPHLTKHLEEPRVGQSYPNYFAAKLTSKFVKVVLSGTGGDELFAGYPWRYYSHSGCKNFKEYIDEYFINWQRLLDPNELKLILSPIWHEINHIDPKEIFSNVFLSHKNKFERREDFINHSLYFEAKTFLHGLFIVEDKLSMAHGLETRVPFMDNDIVEFAMQCPLTYKLKNLNSKFKINENQSGLKTSNYFMKTNDGKKILRDVMKKYVPENIINAKKQGFSSPDASWFRGESIEFVKRKLYNKNSVIYEFLNYKNTTEIVSQHIFGKKNRRLLIWSLLNFEEFIKQFIN from the coding sequence ATGTGCGGGATTACAGGTTTATTAAACATCAAAGGTAGTAATATTTCCCAGCGCTTAATTGATGAAATGAATAAATCAATCTCCCATAGAGGACCAGATAATAATGGCTCCTGGGTTAAAAATAATATCGGATTAGGACACCAAAGGTTAGCCATAATAGACATCAGCTCGCAGGCTAATCAACCCATGGTTAGCAATAATAAAAGGTGGGTCTTAACTTACAATGGTGAAATTTATAATTTCAAAGAAATAAAAAAAGAACTCGAAAAAGAGGGTTTTTATTTTAGAACTAAATCTGATACAGAAGTTGTTTTAAATGCTCTTTCATATTGGGGTGAGAAAGCATTAAACAGATTCAATGGAATGTTTGCTTTAGCCTTATGGGATAGAGATGAAGAATCTCTATTGTTAGCTAGGGATAGATATGGAATAAAACCTCTTTATTACTCATTTTTTGATAATCATTTTTTATTTGCATCAGAACAAAAGGCTTTACTTACCTATAAGGACTTTCAAAAAAATCTAGATAAAGAGGCTTTAGTAGAATATTTTACTTTTCAAAATATTCTTACAAATAAAACTTTAATTAAAGATATTTCACTTTTGCAATCAGGACATTATTTAAAAATAAAAAAGAAGAATAACTATCAAATAGAGCATACAAAATATTGGGATTATAACTTCAATGAAATCGAATCAAAAATGTCCAGACTTGAATATGAAGAAGAATTAGATAGATTATTTAATCAAGCCGTAAAAAGGCAACTAGTAACTGATGTTGAAATAGGCGCATATTTATCAGGCGGGATTGACTCTGGTTCTATTACTTCTATAGCATCTCGTCATATAAAAAATATCAAGTCCTTTACTTGTGGTTTTGATACTAGCTCAGCAAATGGGATAGAACTTAATTATGACGAGAGAGACAAAGCTGAAGCAATGTCAGCCATTTACAAAACAGAACATTATGAGATGGTTCTTAAATCAGGCGATATGGAGAGATCACTTCCTCACTTAACTAAACATCTAGAAGAGCCCAGGGTTGGTCAAAGTTATCCTAATTATTTCGCTGCCAAATTAACTAGCAAATTTGTAAAAGTTGTTCTATCTGGAACAGGTGGAGATGAACTCTTTGCGGGATATCCATGGAGATATTACAGTCATTCCGGATGTAAAAATTTCAAAGAATACATAGATGAATATTTTATAAATTGGCAAAGATTATTGGATCCAAATGAACTCAAATTAATTTTATCTCCAATTTGGCATGAAATAAACCATATTGATCCAAAAGAAATTTTTTCAAATGTCTTTCTTTCTCACAAGAATAAATTTGAAAGGCGAGAAGATTTTATTAATCACTCTTTATACTTTGAAGCAAAAACCTTTCTCCATGGTTTATTTATTGTTGAAGATAAATTATCAATGGCTCATGGTCTAGAAACGAGGGTACCTTTCATGGATAATGACATAGTTGAATTTGCGATGCAGTGTCCTTTAACATATAAATTAAAAAATCTTAATAGTAAATTTAAAATAAATGAAAATCAGAGTGGTTTAAAAACATCTAATTATTTTATGAAAACAAATGATGGAAAAAAAATACTCAGAGATGTAATGAAAAAATATGTCCCAGAAAATATTATTAATGCCAAAAAGCAAGGCTTCTCCTCACCTGATGCCAGCTGGTTTAGAGGAGAAAGTATAGAATTCGTAAAGAGAAAACTTTATAATAAGAATTCAGTTATTTACGAATTTCTTAATTATAAAAATACTACTGAAATCGTTAGCCAACATATATTTGGAAAGAAGAATAGAAGGTTACTTATTTGGTCATTATTAAACTTCGAAGAATTTATAAAACAATTTATAAATTAA